CGGGAAAGAAGGGCGGAGTGACTTCCTGCAGCAACTTGACTTCGGGCGGCAAGGAGACCTCGTGGGCGCTCCCGTGCTCTGGGTTCTTCGCTGACATGTACCACACCTCCGTAAGCCTGCCCGGAATGTACGATCTTGCGTCGGCCACCGCATTCCGGACCGGTGTACCGACCCACTCGTTCGGCGGTGACCAAGTTCGCCGGTTCCCGGCTCACACAACTCGCTTCGCGATGAGGACAAGCCACAGCCGGCATCCGTGACAGGCTGTGTGCCTTCTGCCTCGCCCAGACGGTCTCGAGACCACCCTGCCTCCCCTCGGCGGCCGCCACAATCCGGGAGCCAGCGGCATCGAGACCGCATCGCACCATGTCATCGGCGGGCATCTCGTGCCGCATCAGGCAACGTTCGCCCTTTGTGATTGACGCCGCGCCCCGGTGATCGCTGGGGCGGCGTCGGGCCGTCAAGCTATGCGGGTGGCAGAGCGAGTACGGGGTTCTGGCGTGGCCGACGGACACGCGGTGGGATGTCCGCGTCAGTGGCCGTGGCCTTTGTCGTGCTGTTCCTCGTGCTGCACATCACCGGCAGCGGAATGGGACCCGGCATGCACGGCGGCCACTGATGGCCATGCCGCCCGGCATCCGCAAAGCCACCCTCACCGCGCACGTCGCGTCGTCCGTCGGCTGGCTCGGGTGGGTCGCCGTCTTCCTGGTACCGGCCGTCGTCGGCCTGAACGGTGACGACCCGCAGCGCGTCCGCGGCTCCTATCTCGCCATGGAGGTGACCGGCTGGTACGTGATCGTCCCGCTGGCGTTCGCCTCACTGCTGACCGGGTTCGTCCAGTCCCTGGGCACCACCTGGGGACTGTTCCGCCACTACTGGCTCCTGGCCAAGCTCGCGCTGACCGCCCTGGCCACATTCCTCCTCCTGCTGCACATGCAGGTGGCCGACCAGGTGGCGGACGCGGCGGCACGCACGAACCTGACCGGCACCGACCTGGGCGGGATGAGGGGCCAGCTCGTGTTCGACGCCGCAGCCGCCCTGGTCGTACTGCTTACGACCACGGCACTGTCGGTCTTCAAACCGCGCGGGATCACCCGTTACAGGTGGCGCGTGCAGCACGGACAACGAGCCGAACGTGCTGGTGGCGCCTCAGCCATGGATACGGCGGCTCCGGTTCAGACCTGACCGGATTGGCCCCGGCGCTGCGCCGCACCGCCATCCGGCTCAGCGGCGCGGTCGCCGCCGCCACGGCCACCCGCGCCAGGTCCGTGGCGAGCATCAGCTGAGCAGGTGCTGGTGCGCGATGCGCGATGCGCGATGCGCTGCAGCGTGTGCTGCAGGACGTCGCCTCGGCAGGCTGTCCGTTCCCGGGGAGGGGGCGGCAGCAATGAACGGGCCGGTCGGTCTCCGCACGGCCGTCCTGCTGCTCGCCGGCGCGGGGCGACGTACGTCGCCTCCCAGCACCCCGCCTTCGGCACCGCCCTCCTGGTCGGAGTTGCCGTCGTCACTCTCCTCCACGTCCTCCTGGGGCGGAGATGACCGTGCGACTGGTAGGGAGGCCGCAGAGAAAACCGACAAGGCCAGCAGGCTCTGTCGATCCCCGTCCGGCAGCGACCGTGCGCACCATGCGGCTCCCTAACGGCAGTGCCTACGAGATCGAGAAGGCTGCGGCGCTGGTCCACCGCCAGCGCGTCGCCACGCCGGTGGCACAAGGGGCGCACGATGCTGCGGGCGCCGTCACCGCGTGATCACCGCATGCCGGATCCGACCGGCAAGACACCCAGCCGGGCCCGAACGCCGAGGGCGAACATCTTGGGGCCGAAGTCAGCGGGAGCCCGTACACGCCGTCTCTGGGCTCGATGGTGGTTCATTATCCGCCGGGCCGGGCGAGCAGGAACCCGGACTGCTGTCGCGCGGCCCCCGCTCAATGACGCACCTGCTCATGCGCGCTGGAATGGATCGACTATGGCTTCAGCCGGTGGAAGGGGCTCTCTGGGGGTGAGGGTCAGTGCCTCCATCACGAATTCTAGGTAGCGGTTCCATCCTTCGCTTTGCTGGCTGAACGTGGGCAGTACGCTCAGGAGCATCAGAAGGAGCCGCAACGTATCGTTCTCTGGATCAAGATCCCGTCGCAGGAAACCCTGCTCCTGGCCGCGCTGGATCAATCGGCTTGCCGGGCCGAGAAACGACTGTGCTATTTCCAGTGTCATCCCTGCTGGAAAAGCGACCCGCTCATGAGCAGCCGTCCTCATAGCCGCCTCAAAAGCAATGCGCAGCCCTGTGCGCGGGTCTGCTTCGGCCTCCGCCCCTGTCAGAGCCGGAGCGATATCCGTCTCGAAAATATCCCAGACGACGCTTCGCACCAGGTCATCCCGAGTCGGGAATCGGCGATAAAGAGTGGCGATTCCGAGACCTGCTGCTCTGGCGATATCGTCTGCGGAAGCGTGCGGGTTCTCCCTGAGTACCGCGCGACCGGCATCAAGAATGCGCCGAGCGTTCCGGGATGCGTCACGGCGCAGCGTCGGCCGCTTTACCCCAGGGATATTTGACGAATCACTTAGCCCAGACATGACTGACAGATTAGCAGAGTGCCACACCGAAGCCGCGGCCTCGACGCCGCCGTTCCCCTGTCCGGGAATGGGGCAGGGAGGAACTGTGCGCCGGGCCGCCGCTTGAGGAACCGTGCTGGCTCAGGGTGTCAGTACCGGAAATTGCTCGGGAGGTTTGCCTCGCTGCGCAGCACCTCACCGTCGGGGGAGCCGACCGCCTGAGCCGCCTGCGCCGTGACCACAATCGGCCACTGCGTCTCCAGCATGACCATCATCCCCTCGGACTTCTCCGGCACGAGGTCGGCCTGAGTGGCAGCCTCCCAGACGGGTTCTCCCATCCCATGCGAGGTCATCATGTTGGTCAGCGTGCTTATGCCCTGCAGGTAGCCGCCCGGATTCGACGCCTCCTCGATCACGCCGACCCACTCGGTGCTCACGTTGCGGTGGTACCACGGGGGCCGGAAGGTGTTCTCTGCAACCGACCATACGGAAGGCACGATGAGGAAGTCGATGTTGGGCAGGCCCGGTGTGCTGGTCACCGAGGTGAGCGCCGTCAGCATCGAAGGATCCGGGTGGTCGAAGCTGACCGTGCCCAGGGCCTGGAAGTCATGGAGCTTGTAGACGTAGGGGACGCTGTTCCCGTGCCACGCCACGACGTCCAGCGGAGAGTGGTCGTAGGTGGCGCTCCAGAGATTTCCGGCGACCTTGTGGATCACCTCGAACGGCCGCTCTTCATCGTCATAGGCGGCAACGGGGGCACGGAAATCGCGGGCGTTCGCCAGTCCCGTGGCGCCGATGAGGCCGAGTTCCGGGAGGGCGAACGGCGTGCCGAAGTTCTCGCACACGTACCCGCGGACGAACGCCGGGGCGTCTTCCTGACCGGCGGCGCCCAGGATCTCGACGCGGAACTTGATGCCACGGGGTATCAGGGCGACCGAGCCGGGCTCCACGCTCAGCAGACCGAGTTCGGTGTGGATGAGCAGACCGCCCAACTCGGGCACGATCAGCAATTCGCCGTCAGCATTGCTGAACACGCGATCGGTCATGGAGGTGTCGGCCGTGTAGAGGTGGATCGCCATGCCGCTGCGCAGGGCGGGATCACCGTTGCCGCCCACGGTCCACAGGCCCGAGACGAAATCGGTTCCTGCCGCAGGCGCCGGCCTCGGCGCCCAGAACAGCAGCCTCGGCTCTACGGGAACCTCCGTGAACGGCGGCGTGAGCAGGGTCCCGCGATCGATGCGATTGAAAGGCGGGTGCACGATCGACGGACGGATGCGGTAGAGCCAGGTCCGGCGAGTGATCGGCCGGAGTTCGGTGAACGCCGTGCCGGACAGCAGCTCCGTGTACAAGCCGTGTGCAGGACGCTGAGGGTTGTTGCGTCCCTCCGGCAGCGTCCCCGCCAGGGCCTCACTGCTGTGCTCGTTGCCGAAACCAGTGGAGTAGCTCAGCGATGCCGCCCTCTTGCGGGCCCGTTCCCGCACCTGAGCCTCCGCCTTGATCCCCTCAGGGTTGATCGTCATTTCCAGATCCTTCCGCGTTGAACTTTGCCCGATACGTCCCGCCGTGCGGGCGTCGTGATGTTCGTGGCGCGCGCAGTCGTAGATCAAGCTGCCGTCTCGCCGACCCGTCGGGTGACCCGACCTCAAACTGATACTGGTCTATCAGTTGCCCCATCGAAGCGCAACTGATATACCTCTATCAGCTGTAGGGATCCGGGCTTTGCCTGGTCGTCGGAGGAGACCACTTGATCTTCCGAAACAGGGACCGCTTTGCGGGACCGACACACGGGGCGGGCATCCGACTCGCCCTGCGCCGCCTCAAGCGGCTCTCCACCCCAGGCCAGGAATTGTCCTGAATTAATCGCACGCACGAGGTGACAGGTCGGCAGGGAAAATATTTCCTCCTGCTGACTGCTTCACGATCCCGGTATTCGATGGAGGCGTTGGACGGAATGGATAACATGCGCATCGCGGTGCTTGACGATTACCAGCAGGTAGCAAAGAAGTTCGCCGACTGGGATTCCCTGAAAGCCCACGTGGAGGTATTCCACGGGCATCTTCCTGACGCGGACAAAGTTGTAGCGCAGCTAGCCGATTTCGATGTGGTGGTGGCGATGCGAGAGCGTACGCCGTTCCCGGCCGATGTACTGCGGCGACTCAGTCAGCTGAAGCTGCTCGTCACCACCGGGATGGGCAACGCCGCCATCGACATCCCAGCCGCCAACGCACAGGGCGTCGTGGTGTGCGGCACGGACTACCCCCGTTTCTCGGCCGCGCCTGAGCTCACCTGGGCTCTGATCCTCGCTGCTGCCAAGAACATTCCCGGCGAGACGCAGCTGGTACGCGAAGGCGGGTGGCAACTGGGCGTCGGCTCTGACCTGGAGGGCAGGACGCTTGGTTTGCTGGGACTCGGCAGGATCGGATCCAGGGTGGCCCGGGTGGGCCAGGCGTTCGGCATGAAGACCATCGCCTGGAGCCAGAACCTCACAGCCGAAAAGGCCGCGGAACACGGTGTGACCGCCGTGTCCAAGCAGGAGCTGTTCACCAGCTCCGATGTGCTGTCGATCCACATGATTCTCAGCGACCGCACCCGCGGCCTCGTCGGAGCGACCGAAATTTCCTCCATGAAGCCGACGGCTCTACTGGTCAACACCTCGCGAGGCCCCATCGTGGACGAAGACGCACTGGTCGGCGCCTTGCAGGAGCGACGGATCGGCGGTGCAGCGCTCGACGTGTTCGACATCGAGCCCCTGCCGGCACACCACGTACTGCGAAGCCTGGACAACGCCGTCGTCACCCCGCATATCGGCTACGTGACAGAAGGCAACTACGAGACCTTCTACAAAGAGGCCGTCGAGGACATCGCAGCGTTTGCCGCAGGCACGCCGATCCGCGTCCTTAAGTGACACGTCCGGGATTCCATCCGGCCCCGGTCAGACAACACGGCGATCCCCTCCCTTTCAGACAACAGAAACACCCACCGAGCTCGACCACAGAAAGGTCCTTCCATGAGTGACAGGCATGAAATCACCGAACTTCTTGCACGGTATGGGCAGGCACTCGAAGAACGTGACGGAGAAGCCCTCGCGGAACTGTTCGCCCAGGATGGGGAATTCCAGATATTCAGCCGGTATGGCCGAGACGACTACGTCGCACACGGCGCGGACGTGATCGGCCGCGCCAGTATCCGCGCCATGATGCAGAACAGCTCCCTGCCTGCCGGCCGCGGCATGCATTACCTGACCACCGACCACATCGTGGAAATCACCGGGGACACGGCGCGAATGCGCGCCCAGTTTGTGGTAGTGGAGTCCAATGCCGACGCTCGGCCCGAACCCGACAACGGCTGGCCCTTCGGATTCAACATGGTGCACGGGGGGCTGGCACTCACCATGATCGGCCGCTATGACTCCCACCTGCTCAGGACCGAGGACGGCTGGGTGTTCACGCTCCATCAGGTGAAGCACAATCTCCCGATGGCGCTGCCGCCGAAGAAGTAATTCTCTCAGCGGATCCTATCCGAACATATCAGCTCCATGGCATGACAAGGCGAATAGCTTTCGCGGGCCGCCTGCGGCCCGCGAAGAAGACTGAACACAGGGCGGAGAAACATGGCTGTATGGGAAGTTGTCCAGCTTACGGTCGCGCAGGGCAGTGAAGAAGATTTCGAGTCCGTTTTCCGAGCGCAGTTGCCGATCCTTGAAGAGGCCGACGGTTGTTTGGACCTGCAACTGCTCCGCGCCGTTGACCGGGAAGGCGTGTTCCTGCTCCTTGTCCTGTGGCAGTCGATGGAGCACCACACCGTTGTGTTCGTGAAGACCGAGGGATTCACCAAGTTCTCCACCGCGGTGGCGCCCTTCTTCACCGCACCGCCCACCCCATTCCACGCGATCACCGTGATCGATGGTCTCTGAACAGCCGCCGTCCCACCCGATCAGCCAAGTAATGTGCGGAGAGAAATAGTGAGTGCATCGCAGTCAACACCTTCTGACGGGTCGCTGACCGGTGACTTCCTTGACGGGCCCTTCGTGGGCCTGGGCTATCGGACGTCTACCCATGAGGGCGTGACCGACGAGGCGGGGAGGTTCTTCTATCAGGCCGGCGAGACGGTGACCTTCTTCATCGGCAGCCTGGTCATCGGCACCGCGGCTGCGGCTGCGCATCTGACGCTGGCGAGTCTGCGTGACAGGGCCGCGGCCGGGGATTCGGATCCCACGCTCCCGGGAACAGTCAATCGTGCGCGCTTCGTTCAGAGCCTGGGGCGGGAGGCGGACCTACGCATCGGCGTGACGATCGACAAGACCGTCCGCGACGTGGTCAGCCTCCATGCCGAAGACATTTCGTTCGAGCGCGACGCGAACTCCTTCGCGACGTCGGACGCCGTCCGCGCGGTATTCAGCGAGCTCGGGCTCCGTTTCCGAGGATCTGCTGAGACACGCAACCACCTCCGGCGTGCTCTCGCGGGCATCAAGCTATTCCGGGACGTCAAGATCCCCACCCGCGACGGGAGCTATCTCCTGGCAGACGTCTTCCGCCCCCTGGAGGCCGGTTCCTACCCGGTCCTCATGCGGCTGGGGATCTACGGTAGAGCGTTCGAGACGGGGTCGGTCTTCAGCGAGGCAGACCACGCTGCGAGTGAGGAGAAGGAAGCCACCTGGTTCGAGAAGAACACCGACGGCATCCCCTCGTATTTCCGGTACTCGGAAAACGCGGTCAGCGCAAACGCCAGCACGTGGGTACCGCGTGGGTATGTCGTCGTCCGAGTGGACGGCCGCGGAGTGGGCAACACGCCGGGAACGCTGAATCCGTTCTCGAAGCAGGAAGCACTCGACTACTACGACGCCATCCAATGGGCTGCCGAACAGTCCTGGAGCAACGGCAGCGTCGGACTCTATGGCGGCTCGTACAACGCAACCATCCAGTGGAACGTCGCTGCTCTGCAGCCGCCCGCTCTCAAAGCGA
This genomic interval from Streptomyces dengpaensis contains the following:
- a CDS encoding homogentisate 1,2-dioxygenase, whose amino-acid sequence is MTINPEGIKAEAQVRERARKRAASLSYSTGFGNEHSSEALAGTLPEGRNNPQRPAHGLYTELLSGTAFTELRPITRRTWLYRIRPSIVHPPFNRIDRGTLLTPPFTEVPVEPRLLFWAPRPAPAAGTDFVSGLWTVGGNGDPALRSGMAIHLYTADTSMTDRVFSNADGELLIVPELGGLLIHTELGLLSVEPGSVALIPRGIKFRVEILGAAGQEDAPAFVRGYVCENFGTPFALPELGLIGATGLANARDFRAPVAAYDDEERPFEVIHKVAGNLWSATYDHSPLDVVAWHGNSVPYVYKLHDFQALGTVSFDHPDPSMLTALTSVTSTPGLPNIDFLIVPSVWSVAENTFRPPWYHRNVSTEWVGVIEEASNPGGYLQGISTLTNMMTSHGMGEPVWEAATQADLVPEKSEGMMVMLETQWPIVVTAQAAQAVGSPDGEVLRSEANLPSNFRY
- a CDS encoding D-2-hydroxyacid dehydrogenase family protein, with product MRIAVLDDYQQVAKKFADWDSLKAHVEVFHGHLPDADKVVAQLADFDVVVAMRERTPFPADVLRRLSQLKLLVTTGMGNAAIDIPAANAQGVVVCGTDYPRFSAAPELTWALILAAAKNIPGETQLVREGGWQLGVGSDLEGRTLGLLGLGRIGSRVARVGQAFGMKTIAWSQNLTAEKAAEHGVTAVSKQELFTSSDVLSIHMILSDRTRGLVGATEISSMKPTALLVNTSRGPIVDEDALVGALQERRIGGAALDVFDIEPLPAHHVLRSLDNAVVTPHIGYVTEGNYETFYKEAVEDIAAFAAGTPIRVLK
- a CDS encoding nuclear transport factor 2 family protein produces the protein MSDRHEITELLARYGQALEERDGEALAELFAQDGEFQIFSRYGRDDYVAHGADVIGRASIRAMMQNSSLPAGRGMHYLTTDHIVEITGDTARMRAQFVVVESNADARPEPDNGWPFGFNMVHGGLALTMIGRYDSHLLRTEDGWVFTLHQVKHNLPMALPPKK
- a CDS encoding antibiotic biosynthesis monooxygenase family protein, which encodes MAVWEVVQLTVAQGSEEDFESVFRAQLPILEEADGCLDLQLLRAVDREGVFLLLVLWQSMEHHTVVFVKTEGFTKFSTAVAPFFTAPPTPFHAITVIDGL